The following proteins come from a genomic window of Crassostrea angulata isolate pt1a10 chromosome 1, ASM2561291v2, whole genome shotgun sequence:
- the LOC128190391 gene encoding uncharacterized protein LOC128190391 encodes MGNTASQHTGHSGTNKTLTVDVLQNENAKNQVDVVLCFVDTKWGSRDRLSQAMSSLAGNIYVTERDTLMEQHPVTSPGDVFTCNGGKLNCKSILLVVVPEGDLSEHLLEVRAILLCAFQKATELGAHSIAIPLGIEPPFQVNIILPVLYTIYLDHDTESSSLNLFHLVTIDQNIQLQILQTIKEMNESIPDSVSNSEGEEEPSYRNNGNAMLNNTSHHPPYGETASQERHVHVDQSSFDNLSDSQDSSAKLNHLEEHTPVQKKKENDVPLSNGNVLENHQYFSEDDQISNPILTNQEASAAGCVTALKPLVPVHMLQKEVAKISENDFLKSVNMKTSDSSNTRSVKFSDEVEEYVDPERPPLVRSLSSDSDDAGGRLDFQNFSVKRPVTRPQGKRPVQRGEPVVVAKYDEELAAKKADPVFFCVICQMEHRKDLVCAKTLDKCKHVFCEKCIEGYFAKEKPVCPICNMVYGEVHGTMPPGIMSYRTVEGTHLPGHRNEGVIVIEYDIPDGIQTEEHPHPGKPFKGASRDAYLPNSEKGQKCLRLLQKAFDRKLTFTVGRSRTTGRDDCVTWNDIHHKTNVQGGPQRFGYPDPGYLDRLETELKERGVTED; translated from the exons ATGGGAAACACAGCATCGCAACATACGGGTCACTCCGGTACAAATAAAACACTAACGGTGGATGTTCTTCAGAATGAAAATGCCAAAAACCAAGTAGATGTCGTACTTTGCTTCGTCGACACAAAATGGGGCTCCAGAGATCGGCTCAGCCAAGCCATGTCGTCTTTGGCGGGAAATATTTACGTCACAGAACGAGACACGCTGATGGAACAACATCCAGTTACCTCCCCTGGTGACGTTTTCACTTGCAATGGTGGGAAATTAAATTGTAAATCAATTCTGTTGGTCGTTGTACCAGAGGGTGATTTGAGTGAACATCTCCTAGAAGTTCGTGCTATACTTCTATGTGCATTCCAGAAAGCCACTGAACTTGGTGCTCATAGCATTGCCATTCCCTTAGGAATTG AACCCCCATTTCAAGTGAACATTATCTTACCAGTTCTATACACGATTTATCTCGACCATGACACGGAGTCTTCGTCTTTGAATCTGTTTCATCTCGTTACAATTGACCAAAACATACAGTTGCAGATTCTACAAACAATAAAAGAGATGAATGAAAGTATCCCTGATAGTGTTAGTAATTCTGAAGGAGAAGAAGAACCTTCATATAGAAACAATGGAAACGCCATGTTGAATAACACATCTCACCATCCACCGTATGGAGAAACGGCTTCACAAGAAcgccatgtacatgtagatcaaaGTTCTTTTGATAATCTCAGTGATTCACAGGACAGTTCAGCCAAACTCAACCATCTGGAAGAACACACACCGGTCcagaaaaagaaagagaatGATGTACCTCTCTCAAATGGAAATGTTTTAGAGAATCACCAATATTTTTCAGAAGACGATCAAATTTCAAATCCGATTCTAACAAACCAAGAAGCATCTGCCGCTGGTTGTGTTACTGCATTAAAACCACTGGTTCCAGTACATATGCTCCAAAAAGAAGTGGCGAAGATATCTGAAAACGATTTCCTAAAATCTGTGAATATGAAAACTTCAGACAGTTCGAACACTCGCTCGGTGAAATTCAGTGATGAGGTGGAAGAGTACGTCGATCCTGAACGGCCCCCTTTGGTCCGCTCCCTCTCCAGTGATAGTGATGACGCAGGGGGTCGCCTGGACTTCCAGAACTTCAGTGTTAAACGACCTGTCACCCGGCCACAGGGCAAGCGCCCGGTGCAGAGAGGCGAACCCGTGGTAGTGGCAAAGTACGACGAGGAACTTGCAGCCAAGAAAGCTGATCCAGTCTTCTTTTGTGTTATTTGTCAAATGGAACACAGGAAAGATCTAGTTTGTGCAAAAACTTTGGATAAATGTAAGCATGTGTTTTGCGAAAAATGTATTGAAGGGTATTTTGCGAAAGAAAAGCCAGTGTGTCCAATATGCAACATGGTTTATGGTGAAGTCCATGGAACCATGCCACCAGGAATCATGTCATATCGGACTGTAGAAGGTACCCACCTACCTGGACACAGAAATGAGGGTGTTATTGTAATTGAATACGACATACCAGACGGGATCCAGACA GAAGAACATCCACATCCTGGTAAACCATTTAAAGGAGCATCTCGTGATGCCTATCTTCCAAATTCCGAAAAGGGCCAGAAATGTCTCCGGTTACTTCAAAAGGCATTCGACCGGAAGCTGACGTTTACCGTCGGGCGGTCAAGAACGACTGGCAGAGACGACTGTGTCACTTGGAACGACATCCATCACAAGACCAACGTCCAGGGCGGACCACAAAG aTTTGGTTATCCGGACCCGGGATATCTTGATCGCCTTGAAACAGAGCTAAAAGAGAGAGGAGTTACGGAAgactaa